In Tubulanus polymorphus chromosome 2, tnTubPoly1.2, whole genome shotgun sequence, a single window of DNA contains:
- the LOC141898239 gene encoding TBCC domain-containing protein 1-like yields MDAVAVSIWVRNEPFINGVLPILPHPRLSVHNIKKLVGYARGKGKYGFPRLSYTVWRHIACNKLQLSEELAWMFFVTCDMVAENSSEAAENRLFWNNKFSSCSTQAEKDQLKNQAFIGLFHFVLILYIQQLNKISLRSSLISGDENPFIYGWPSASRPRSPASDVGSHDGRLTPTSARNHDEQSHANFVLHNLPEMLELLVEPDSYALGGIMDQNLSIDAIQALGLIFDASIDKGRTIRSLCDVALLQQVQQKSGFSKISQSFNMRTFITWIKTNVIQNPFGIASCISQGKRLSWPLGVDEKESTHRKGRVATNAHLVMRDDSNEGNKLIIMSQVSKQTIARTSSTLEGATVKIHRCHQSFIYLLSSMRTVSIEKCRNTTVVLGAVECAVHVSHCEQVTVIAACRRITTSHSQICTFHLLTPNRPLVFGGNDTIILAPYNTSYPQLETQMNSVGLSYTPNYWDVPFCVGPDHHENSPPVWEIMPANDFHSFAIPFVMEGELKSPPPVPNKYQKAIKQREKKLEQWQKSIKETNLSKEHRKQFQSLVETRFQIWLAESGNKRELDSLATALASKK; encoded by the exons ATGGATGCTGTAGCAGTTAGTATTTGGGTTAGGAATGAACCATTCATTAATGGTGTACTACCTATTTTACCACACCCTCGACTTTCAGTTCAT AATATCAAAAAGTTGGTTGGATACGCGCGTGGCAAAGGCAAATATGGCTTTCCAAGACTCAG ttataCGGTGTGGCGTCATATTGCCTGTAATAAACTGCAGTTATCTGAAGAATTAGCTTGGAT GTTCTTTGTTACTTGCGATATGGTCGCTGAAAATAGCAGCGAGGCAGCTGAGAATAGACTATTTTGGAATAACAAATTCAGCTCTTGTTCAACTCAAGCTGAAAAAG ATCAACTGAAGAATCAAGCGTTCATCGGATTATTTCATTTCGTGCTAATTCTCTACATCCAACAGTTGAATAAAATCTCACTACGATCATCGCTGATTTCTGGTGATGAGAATCCTTTTATATATGG GTGGCCTTCCGCCTCTCGGCCAAGATCTCCAGCCTCTGATGTAGGTAGTCATGATGGTCGACTTACTCCAACATCAGCCAGG AATCACGATGAGCAGAGCCATGCAAATTTTGTCTTGCATAATTTACCAGAAATGCTTGAACTTCTTGTTGAACCAG ATAGTTATGCGCTAGGTGGAATAATGGATCAGAATCTGTCTATCGACGCTATACAAGCATTAGGATTAATCTTTGATGCCTCTATTGACAAAGGAAG GACAATCCGTTCTCTATGCGACGTTGCGCTTCTTCAACAAGTTCAACAAAAAAGTggattttcaaagatttcacAATCATTTAACATGCGAACATTCATTACATGGATCAAAACGAACGTCATCCAAAATCCTTTTGGAATCGCATCTTGTATTTCTCAAGGGAAGCGTTTATCATGGCCTCTTGGAGTTG ATGAGAAAGAAAGCACCCACAGAAAAGGAAGAGTGGCTACGAATGCTCACCTGGTGATGAGAGATGATTCAAATGAGGG GAACAAACTAATAATTATGTCTCAAGTTTCGAAGCAGACAATAGCTCGA ACATCGAGTACTCTTGAAGGAGCCACAGTCAAAATACATCGCTGTCatcaatcattcatttatctacTTTCATCTATGAG AACTGTATCGATTGAAAAGTGTCGAAATACAACAGTTGTTTTGGGTGCTGTCGAGTGTGCCGTCCATGTAAGCCATTGTGAACAAGTTACAGTGATTGCAGCATGTAGAAGAATAACCACCAG TCACAGTCAGATTTGTACATTCCATCTATTGACACCAAACCGTCCTCTGGTATTTGGTGGAAATGATACAATTATACTCGCTCCATACAACACATCTTATCCTCAACTTGAAACTCAAATGAACTCTGTTGGTCTGAGCTATACGCCTAACTACTGGGATGTGCCATTTTGTGTCG GTCCTGATCATCATGAAAATTCTCCACCAGTCTGGGAAATAATGCCTGcaaatgattttcattctTTCGCTATACCTTTCGTCATGGAAGGTGAATTGAAG TCACCACCACCCGTGCCGAACAAGTATCAAAAAGCCATAAAACAAAGGGAAAAGAAGTTGGAACAATGGCAGAAATCAATTAAAGAAACAAATCTCAGTAAAGAACATCGTAAACAATTTCAGTCATTGGTAGAAACTAGATTTCAG ATTTGGTTGGCTGAAAGTGGAAATAAGCGAGAATTGGACAGTCTAGCAACTGCATTAGCATCAAAGAAGTAG
- the LOC141898861 gene encoding tRNA (uracil-5-)-methyltransferase homolog A-like produces the protein METENSKTVPTVKTEDSVERSTDEVEQSEVKSLDIKTESNSENVDDVDAEESDKTEAATGDGEIASSVKEENHSEYSYLEREGFTSEIYKIEIHNLPKYVRFGQLKKKLTALELNPKKVKLIKGNGNYFYAFVTFSCEEHRTKALNVLGEYQWKGQKLSVKKANPKADPLLLKRKLERTGDGELDAKRQKNDDLSPEEKLKLSVTPLSDMPYEEQLQKKEAEMKEVLKKFGRLINRNNRQLVPWLNQQRTRYDGLCCPMDPIKPSPILVGYRNKNEFTIGKDLAGNDTVGFRYGSYRGGSSRVGDPSPCRNVPEKAIKTAQAFREYLTTTPWPAFDPEDCSGHWRMLTVRTSQLGDIMVIVEFHPQTLPVSQINDVKNHIKHYFTKGPGKDTDMTTLYFQANGDRMSGSNMITPLELIIGKEHMFEKLLDMTFQISPNAFFQVNTPAAEVLYKTVGEWSDITPETTLLDICCGTGTIGLSMAKNVKNVFGIEMCKQAVEDAVENAKKNGVSNVEYWCRKAEDCIFDVTRNLRSNDIVAIVDPPRAGLHPKVIQTIRKCVQINKLVYVSCSPNSAMMNFEDLSRPISKRVKGAPFIPVKAVPVDLFPDTAHCEMIIVFERVTDYDKLTSAETNQMEVKESESTTEVSHDGNLERGVKESENHVETNNEQLSTTVGADPVEPADCSDAVEPADCSDAVEPADCSDPVEPADCSDAVEPANCSDAVEPAIGSDAAT, from the exons ATGGaaacagaaaattcaaaaacggTGCCAACAGTTAAAACTGAAGATAGCGTTGAACGTTCAACTGATGAAGTAGAGCAATCAGAAGTTAAAAGtttagatataaaaactgaatcTAACAGCGAAAAtgttgatgatgttgatgCAGAAGAAAGCGACAAGACAGAAGCAGCGACAGGTGATGGAGAAATTGCGAGTTCGGTTAAAGAAGAGAATCATTCAGAGTATTCCTACTTAGAACGAGAGGGCTTCACTTccgaaatatacaaaatagaaattcatAATCTACCGAAGTACGTTCGTTTTGgtcaattgaaaaaaaagctGACGGCTCTGGAGCTGAACCCGAAGAAGGTTAAATTAATCAAAGGCAATGGAAATTATTTCTACGCGTTCGTCACATTTTCGTGCGAAGAACATCGAACGAAGGCTCTCAATGTTCTCGGCGAATATCAGTGGAAAGGCCAGAAACTGAGCGTGAAGAAAGCTAATCCTAAGGCTGACCCCTTATTGCTGAAAAGAAAGCTCGAAAGAACAG GTGACGGAGAATTAGATgcaaaacgacaaaaaaatgatgatttgtcCCCAGAGGAAAA GCTGAAGCTTAGTGTTACACCATTGTCAGATATGCCGTATGAGGAGCAATTGCAG AAAAAGGAAGCAGAAATGAAAGAGGTTTTGAAGAAGTTTGGTCGACTGATTAACAGGAATAACCGTCAGTTAGTTCCCTGGTTAAACCAACAAAG GACACGTTATGATGGTCTGTGCTGTCCTATGGATCCTATTAAACCGTCT CCTATTCTTGTTGGTTATCGAAATAAAAACGAGTTCACAATTGGCAAAGACCTCGCAGGAAATG aCACAGTTGGTTTTCGTTACGGCAGTTACAGGGGTGGGTCAAGTCGTGTAGGAGATCCATCACCTTGTAGAAATGTACCAGAAAAAGCTATAAAAACAGCTCAG GCATTCAGGGAATATTTAACTACAACACCGTGGCCAGCATTCGACCCGGAGGACTGTAGCGGTCACTGGAGAATGTTGACGGTTAGAACAAGTCAGCTGGGAGATATTATGGTCATCGTTGAATTCCATCCCCAAACATTACCAGTGTCGCAAATAAATGATGTGAAAAATCACATTAAACACTATTTCACTAAAGGACCCGGGAAAGATACAGATATGACTACGCTTTACTTTCAGGCTAATGGGGATAG gatGTCTGGTTCAAATATGATCACTCCATTAGAACTAATCATTGGAAAAGAg CACATGTTCGAAAAATTATTGGACATGACTTTCCAAATATCACCGAACGCTTTCTTCCAAG TAAATACACCTGCTGCTGAGGTTCTGTATAAAACTGTTGGCGAATGGAGTGATATTACACCTGAAACGACTTTGTTAGATATTTGTTGTGGCACTGGAACAATCGGACTTTCGATGGCAAAG AATGTTAAAAATGTGTTTGGAATAGAAATGTGTAAGCAAGCTGTTGAAGACGCAGTTGAAAATGCGAAGAAAAACG GTGTATCAAATGTAGAATATTGGTGTCGTAAGGCAGAAGATTGTATATTCGATGTAACTCGCAATCTCAGATCTAACGATATTGTAGCTATAGTAGATCCACCCAGAGCTGGACTAC ATCCGAAAGTTATTCAAACCATTCGAAAGTGTGTTCAGATTAATAAACTAGTGTATGTATCGTGCAGTCCTAATTCTGCGATGATGAATTTCGAGGA CCTATCTCGTCCGATTTCAAAGCGGGTTAAAGGAGCACCGTTTATTCCTGTGAAAGCGGTTCCTGTTGATTTGTTTCCGGACACTGCTCACTGCGAGATGATCATTGTTTTTGAACGGGTAACTGACTACGACAAGTTGACCTCTGCTGAGACTAATCAAATGGAAGTAAAAGAAAGTGAAAGTACTACAGAGGTGTCTCATGATGGAAATCTAGAAAGGGGAGTTAAAGAAAGTGAAAATCATGTAGAAACCAATAATGAGCAATTGTCAACAACAGTTGGTGCAGATCCAGTCGAACCAGCAGACTGCTCAGATGCAGTTGAGCCAGCAGACTGCTCAGATGCGGTTGAGCCAGCGGACTGTTCAGATCCAGTTGAACCAGCAGACTGCTCAGATGCGGTTGAGCCAGCAAACTGCTCAGATGCAGTTGAACCAGCAATTGGTTCAGATGCAGCTACCTAG
- the LOC141898823 gene encoding ran-specific GTPase-activating protein-like gives MADEKHDDTAAVDSPEIHFDPIVSLPVVPVKSMEEEEEELIKLRAKLFRFHTADKETPGEWKERGVGDVKILRHRETKCSRIVMRRDKTLKICANHLITPEMKMVPSAGSDRAWVWSTLADFADEEAKIENLAIRFKNAETAQKFKEVFIKAQSALPKKELKENGDGSENDSEESETTTESTTTATTTDTKAENKDTDTLTDKLGDMSVKDSKSEECNNTETAANESKE, from the exons ATGGCAGATGAAAAG caCGATGACACCGCGGCTGTCGACAGTCCAGAAATCCATTTCGACCCAATTGTATCTCTTCCCGTCGTCCCCGTGAAATCGATGGAAGAAGAGGAGGAAGAACTTATTAAATT ACGAGCTAAATTGTTTCGATTTCACACTGCCGATAAAGAAACTCCGGGTGAATGGAAAGAACGAGGCGTCGGAGATGTGAAGATTCTCAGACACCGTGAAACGAAATGCTCACGAATTGTAATGAGACGCGACAAAACATTAAAGATATGTGCAAATCATTTAA TCACTCCGGAAATGAAAATGGTCCCCAGTGCTGGTAGTGATCGGGCTTGGGTATGGAGTACATTAGCAGATTTTGCTGATGAAGAAgcaaaaatcgaaaatttgGCTATCAGATTTAAAAATGCTGAAA CTGcacaaaaattcaaagaagTATTTATCAAAGCACAAAGCGCTCTTCCTAagaaagaattaaaagaaaacg GTGATGGAAGCGAGAATGATAGCGAGGAGTCTGAAACAACTACAGAATCCACTACTACTGCTACTACTACGGACACTAAAGCTGAAAATAAGGATACTGACACATTGACCGATAAACTAGGAGATATGTCGGTTAAGGACTCAAAATCAGAGGAATGTAATAACACCGAAACCGCAGCGAATGAATCAAaggaataa